In Rouxiella sp. WC2420, the following proteins share a genomic window:
- a CDS encoding hydroxypyruvate isomerase family protein, translating to MQGLHFCANLKWLFTELPFEQRFAAAAQAGFEAVEFGLPYDYEADFLLQQLKENGLRQILINTPIGPADSVMRSGSACQPQSSEFFRNGMREALRYAAALDCPFIHLQAGILPPGVNEREALQQFISNIKWSLELAVEQGVCLLLEPINLRDIPGFFLHDFHLAANIIEQFNSPHLRLMFDIYHCQISHGDISHNLLRYLPLTGHIQVADAPYRSEPGSGELNWDFIFKLLRQQDYQGWIGCEYKPLTNTAESLSGGWSGLGSGK from the coding sequence ATGCAGGGCCTGCATTTTTGCGCCAACCTGAAATGGTTATTCACCGAGTTGCCGTTTGAGCAGCGTTTTGCCGCCGCGGCGCAGGCAGGTTTCGAGGCGGTAGAGTTTGGATTGCCTTACGACTATGAGGCAGATTTTCTCCTCCAGCAGTTAAAAGAAAACGGCCTGCGACAAATATTGATTAATACGCCGATAGGTCCGGCGGACTCTGTGATGCGCTCGGGGTCCGCTTGCCAGCCACAATCCAGCGAATTCTTTAGAAACGGCATGCGCGAGGCGCTACGCTATGCCGCCGCGCTGGACTGTCCGTTCATTCATTTGCAGGCCGGGATTTTACCCCCCGGTGTAAACGAGCGTGAGGCATTGCAGCAGTTTATCAGCAACATTAAATGGTCACTGGAACTGGCGGTTGAACAGGGCGTCTGCCTGTTGCTTGAGCCGATTAATCTGCGCGATATCCCCGGCTTTTTCCTGCACGATTTCCATTTGGCGGCCAATATCATCGAGCAGTTTAACAGCCCACATCTGCGACTAATGTTTGATATCTACCATTGCCAGATTTCGCACGGCGATATTAGCCACAATCTGCTGCGTTATCTGCCATTAACCGGGCACATTCAGGTTGCCGACGCGCCCTATCGCAGCGAGCCGGGCAGTGGGGAGCTGAATTGGGATTTCATCTTCAAACTGCTTCGCCAGCAGGACTATCAGGGCTGGATCGGCTGTGAATATAAACCCCTCACCAACACGGCAGAAAGCTTGTCAGGTGGATGGTCAGGTTTGGGGTCAGGGAAATAA
- a CDS encoding ABC transporter permease, which produces MNSLSPPPLLCLTAVSRRFKTGDALISVLDNISLSIKAGEMVAIVGPSGSGKSTLMNILGCLDTPSSGHYQVDGQDVEQLNSDQRAGLRRERFGFIFQRYHLIPSLSVRENIEIPARYAHQSRQLRLDHARRLLDRLGMQGYEDRNVRRLSGGQQQRVSIARALINGGEVILADEPTGALDSRSGSEVMQLLQSLHQQGHTVIIITHDAKVADYAERIIHLADGKIVSDLPNDGDSDNKITEKSPQQFVTTSHYCANNRGWRTRWHEYQDAFGSAGRSLAAHRLRSCLTLLGIVIGIVSVVSLNAAGAGARQYVLDTLSSLGGNVVTLYPGKGYGDDQAASIHSLRDRDLSVLAQQRWITAATPNVSTNLRIRRQRTDINATVNGVSAEFMAIGNMNLLQGRSLLPRDITQQSSVVVVGESLKDKLFPRGSNPLGEIILVGTLPAKIVGVARSGSLSGGNTLNLWLPWSTATSRLLGQDWFDSIAVSLPESVSAETAKSTINRMLTRLHGRQDFYMLDSAAFVNSVEKTSFALSLFLSLIALISLLVGGIGVMNIMLVSVSERTRETGIRMAVGARRWDIQRQFLTEAVLLCLSGALVGVTLSLVLGISLSWLIHPWQLIFSLPAILTAVGCAVLVGVISGWLPAWQAAKLDPAEALTRE; this is translated from the coding sequence ATGAACTCACTCTCCCCGCCGCCGCTGTTGTGCCTGACCGCCGTTAGCCGTCGTTTTAAGACAGGCGATGCGCTGATTAGTGTGCTCGACAATATTTCTCTCAGCATCAAAGCGGGTGAAATGGTGGCGATTGTCGGCCCTTCTGGTTCGGGTAAATCGACACTGATGAATATTCTCGGCTGTCTGGATACTCCGAGCAGCGGTCATTATCAGGTTGACGGGCAGGACGTAGAACAATTAAACAGCGACCAGCGGGCTGGCCTTCGCAGGGAGCGATTCGGCTTTATTTTCCAGCGTTACCATTTAATCCCCTCTTTATCAGTGCGCGAAAATATTGAAATCCCCGCCCGCTATGCCCATCAATCCCGCCAGTTGCGCCTAGATCACGCCCGTAGATTACTAGACCGGCTGGGTATGCAAGGCTATGAGGATCGCAACGTCAGACGTTTGTCCGGCGGCCAGCAGCAGCGAGTCAGCATTGCGCGCGCGCTGATTAACGGCGGAGAGGTGATTCTTGCCGATGAACCCACCGGCGCGTTAGACAGCCGCAGCGGCAGCGAGGTAATGCAGTTATTGCAAAGCCTGCATCAGCAAGGCCACACGGTTATCATCATTACTCACGACGCTAAAGTGGCAGATTACGCCGAACGTATTATTCACCTGGCTGATGGAAAAATTGTCTCTGATTTACCCAATGATGGCGATAGCGACAACAAGATTACTGAAAAATCACCACAGCAATTTGTGACAACGTCACATTATTGTGCCAATAATCGAGGCTGGCGCACCCGATGGCATGAATATCAGGATGCCTTTGGCAGTGCCGGTCGCAGCTTGGCCGCTCATCGTCTGCGCTCTTGCCTGACATTATTAGGTATCGTCATTGGCATCGTCTCGGTTGTTTCGCTCAACGCCGCCGGGGCTGGCGCTCGGCAATACGTGCTCGATACGCTTTCATCACTGGGCGGCAACGTCGTGACCCTCTATCCGGGCAAAGGGTACGGCGATGATCAAGCCGCCAGCATTCACTCACTGCGTGACCGAGATTTATCTGTGCTGGCACAGCAACGCTGGATCACAGCCGCGACGCCTAACGTCAGCACAAACTTGCGCATTCGCCGACAGCGAACAGATATCAACGCCACCGTCAACGGCGTCAGCGCCGAATTTATGGCCATCGGGAATATGAATTTGCTGCAGGGCCGCTCACTGCTGCCTCGCGATATTACACAACAGTCCTCCGTGGTCGTGGTGGGTGAATCGTTAAAAGATAAGCTGTTTCCTCGCGGTAGCAATCCACTGGGCGAAATCATTCTGGTCGGCACGCTACCGGCTAAAATTGTCGGCGTGGCGCGTAGCGGCTCACTTTCAGGTGGCAATACATTAAATCTTTGGCTGCCGTGGAGCACGGCCACCAGCCGCCTGCTGGGCCAGGACTGGTTTGATTCTATCGCAGTTTCGCTGCCTGAATCGGTGTCTGCGGAAACAGCAAAATCGACAATAAATCGCATGCTGACGCGACTGCATGGGCGACAGGATTTTTATATGCTGGACAGCGCCGCCTTTGTAAATTCGGTGGAAAAAACCAGTTTTGCCCTGTCGTTATTTCTGTCGCTGATTGCACTGATTTCCTTACTGGTCGGCGGGATCGGTGTGATGAACATCATGCTGGTTTCGGTGAGCGAGAGAACACGTGAAACCGGGATCCGAATGGCGGTCGGTGCGCGTCGGTGGGACATCCAGCGACAATTTTTAACCGAGGCAGTATTGCTGTGCTTATCAGGCGCACTGGTTGGAGTGACGCTGTCACTTGTATTGGGCATCTCGCTGTCCTGGCTGATTCATCCGTGGCAGCTGATATTTTCTTTGCCCGCAATACTGACCGCCGTGGGCTGTGCGGTGTTGGTCGGGGTTATTTCAGGTTGGCTGCCCGCCTGGCAAGCCGCCAAGTTAGACCCGGCAGAGGCACTAACCCGCGAATGA
- a CDS encoding aspartate/glutamate racemase family protein, whose protein sequence is MSHRIVLLHATPVAMAPIHSAFKEEWPEAEIINLLDDGLSTDRAREDQLSRSMIDRFVRFGRYGYDMQAQGILVTCSAFGPAIDQLAASLPVPVLKPNEAMFQEALEQGKKIGMLATFGPAVETMTEEFDSYVKEHGLSATLTTVLVEDAIDLLRNGDADSHNRLVAARAKELAHCDVIMLAHFSTSRAAASVREQVSVPVLTAPHAAVKRMKASILSGKE, encoded by the coding sequence ATGTCACACCGCATCGTATTACTTCACGCCACGCCGGTCGCGATGGCACCCATCCATAGCGCGTTCAAGGAAGAATGGCCAGAAGCAGAGATAATCAACCTGTTGGATGATGGCTTATCGACTGACCGCGCACGTGAAGATCAATTGAGTCGTTCGATGATTGACCGCTTTGTACGATTTGGTCGCTACGGCTATGACATGCAGGCGCAGGGGATTCTGGTGACCTGTTCGGCGTTTGGTCCGGCAATTGACCAACTGGCGGCAAGTTTGCCGGTGCCGGTGTTGAAACCTAATGAAGCGATGTTCCAGGAAGCGCTGGAGCAGGGGAAAAAGATCGGCATGCTCGCCACTTTTGGCCCGGCAGTAGAAACCATGACCGAGGAGTTCGACAGTTACGTTAAGGAACATGGCCTTAGCGCCACGCTGACGACCGTTCTGGTCGAAGATGCGATTGACTTGCTGCGTAACGGCGATGCCGACAGCCACAATCGGCTGGTGGCTGCACGCGCCAAAGAGTTGGCCCACTGCGATGTCATCATGCTGGCACATTTCTCCACCTCACGCGCCGCCGCCAGCGTGCGTGAACAGGTTTCTGTACCGGTGCTGACTGCGCCCCACGCGGCGGTAAAACGAATGAAAGCCAGTATTCTGAGCGGGAAGGAATAA
- a CDS encoding efflux transporter outer membrane subunit has protein sequence MMQLSGCNLLRSKPPARPAIPANWQAATVTSPVNIATGVNRLSGQNRISDSTAPDNLSLTAGKDFWSSLGDPDLTRVLQIALRQNDNLKLSQLQLKLSRLQAALTGLSRWPTPLVSLNTGVSRPLKSSGDFSPVTYRNAGLNAALSYPLDIWGSAQAQRQAADLDAQASEDDWHSARLAIRISVAQSRWQIAYLNRLLVNAQADLKVAADTSHLAEVRYQAGATSRGEVIFAQRQLSEQRTILLTLVQQREEARHAFSLLMGDAPQQKQSELADLDDVALPVPAPGLPADLLSRRADVHAAELRLLSSLANADAVRLSFYPSLNLTASYGTSSPSLTDYLANPVAALAAVLTLPMVQFNTARYTRQSAEAVYQANAVSFKKTLYNALRETEDALTARQQLAEEAKELAQSLKLSQQVERLTLTRWQQGGSDIQPWLEAQRTLRQARIRQLENVLARKNNALQLYAALGGDYAG, from the coding sequence ATGATGCAGCTATCCGGCTGTAACCTGCTGCGCAGCAAGCCGCCCGCACGCCCTGCCATTCCCGCAAACTGGCAGGCTGCAACGGTGACTTCCCCAGTCAACATCGCCACAGGAGTTAATCGCCTGTCGGGACAAAACAGGATTTCAGACTCCACAGCGCCGGATAATCTATCTCTGACAGCGGGTAAGGATTTTTGGTCCTCACTCGGCGACCCTGATTTAACGCGTGTGTTGCAAATTGCCCTGCGGCAAAACGACAACCTTAAACTCAGTCAGTTGCAGCTCAAATTGTCCCGTTTGCAGGCTGCTCTGACCGGGCTGTCGCGCTGGCCAACGCCCTTAGTGTCTTTGAATACTGGAGTATCGCGGCCGCTGAAGTCTTCCGGGGATTTTTCTCCAGTGACCTATCGCAACGCCGGGCTTAATGCAGCGCTGAGTTACCCGTTAGATATTTGGGGCAGTGCGCAAGCGCAGCGGCAAGCCGCCGACCTTGATGCTCAGGCCAGTGAGGACGACTGGCATTCAGCGCGACTGGCAATACGTATTTCAGTGGCTCAGTCGCGTTGGCAAATTGCCTATCTGAATCGGCTGCTGGTCAATGCTCAAGCCGACCTAAAAGTTGCGGCAGACACTTCACATCTTGCCGAGGTGCGCTATCAGGCGGGTGCGACGTCGCGAGGAGAGGTTATTTTTGCCCAGCGCCAGCTTAGTGAGCAGCGAACAATACTATTAACCCTCGTTCAACAGCGCGAGGAGGCGCGCCACGCCTTTTCATTACTGATGGGCGATGCGCCACAGCAAAAACAATCTGAATTAGCCGATCTCGACGATGTCGCGCTTCCCGTTCCCGCCCCTGGTTTACCCGCCGATCTGCTGTCGCGCCGTGCGGACGTGCACGCGGCGGAATTAAGGTTGCTCAGCAGTTTGGCTAATGCCGATGCCGTTCGTTTGAGTTTTTACCCGTCACTCAACCTAACCGCCAGCTATGGCACTTCCAGTCCGAGTCTTACGGATTATCTGGCTAACCCCGTAGCTGCGCTGGCCGCTGTACTCACCCTGCCGATGGTACAATTCAACACAGCTCGCTACACGCGACAAAGCGCCGAGGCGGTTTATCAGGCCAACGCGGTTAGCTTTAAGAAGACCTTATACAACGCACTGCGAGAAACCGAAGACGCGCTCACGGCCCGTCAGCAGCTGGCGGAAGAGGCAAAAGAGCTAGCGCAATCATTGAAGCTGTCGCAGCAGGTCGAACGGCTGACCCTGACTCGCTGGCAGCAGGGAGGCAGTGATATCCAACCCTGGCTGGAGGCGCAGAGAACCCTGCGTCAGGCCAGGATTAGGCAGTTGGAAAATGTGCTGGCTCGCAAGAATAATGCGCTACAGCTCTATGCGGCGCTGGGCGGAGACTATGCAGGCTGA
- a CDS encoding efflux RND transporter periplasmic adaptor subunit, whose amino-acid sequence MLISNTQNPPPPPTFIVSRQTLKQTVLASGFLQPIKQVDVGSQASGQLTSLWVSPGDFVTKGQLLGEIDPALSQNALQDAQVALNSLLAQKNANQALVKRSTLALQRQRAMYRQDAAARQDVEAAEADLQVQQAQLTAMNAQIHQQQIRVATAETNLGYTQIIAPVSGTVLSVTTQAGQTVVASYQVPVILEIADLSVMTVHAQIPEADITLIQQGQPVCFTTLGAAHQPFCSKIKKLEPAAEKINNAVFYNALFDVENLEGFLRPEMTAQVSVELHQVKNVLAIPLTALGSAVSADHYQLKAINLDGKTIERIIMTGIDDGTFIEVKQGLRDGEQVLLVNDSAGLL is encoded by the coding sequence ATGTTAATTTCAAACACCCAAAATCCCCCCCCGCCACCAACATTTATTGTAAGCCGTCAAACGCTTAAACAAACAGTGCTGGCCAGCGGTTTTCTACAGCCTATTAAACAAGTCGATGTGGGTTCGCAGGCATCAGGTCAACTGACTTCACTGTGGGTCAGTCCCGGTGATTTTGTCACTAAGGGCCAGCTGCTCGGAGAGATCGATCCCGCCTTGTCGCAAAATGCGCTACAGGATGCTCAGGTCGCGCTGAACAGTTTACTGGCGCAAAAGAATGCCAATCAGGCGCTGGTGAAAAGATCGACTCTGGCGCTGCAACGTCAGCGAGCGATGTACCGTCAAGATGCCGCAGCCCGGCAAGACGTGGAGGCCGCCGAGGCTGACTTGCAGGTCCAGCAGGCTCAGTTGACCGCCATGAATGCGCAAATTCACCAGCAGCAAATCCGGGTCGCCACCGCAGAAACCAATCTCGGCTACACACAGATTATTGCACCGGTCAGCGGCACCGTGCTTTCTGTCACAACGCAGGCAGGCCAGACGGTGGTCGCGTCTTATCAGGTGCCGGTGATCCTTGAAATTGCTGATTTGAGTGTGATGACCGTCCACGCACAGATCCCCGAAGCAGATATAACCCTCATTCAACAAGGTCAGCCAGTGTGCTTTACCACTTTGGGGGCCGCGCATCAGCCTTTTTGCAGCAAAATCAAAAAGCTGGAACCTGCTGCCGAGAAGATAAACAATGCGGTTTTTTATAACGCCCTGTTTGACGTTGAGAACCTGGAGGGTTTCCTGCGCCCAGAGATGACCGCACAAGTCAGTGTGGAACTGCATCAGGTTAAAAATGTGCTGGCAATCCCGTTGACCGCACTGGGCAGCGCGGTCTCAGCCGACCACTATCAGCTCAAGGCCATAAACCTTGATGGCAAAACGATTGAACGAATCATTATGACGGGCATTGATGACGGCACCTTTATAGAGGTGAAACAGGGATTACGTGACGGCGAACAGGTGTTATTAGTGAACGACTCGGCAGGCCTATTATGA
- a CDS encoding LacI family DNA-binding transcriptional regulator — MNDKTLPQGRASLEDVAKLSGVSTATVSRVLNGSATVRQSRREAVERACEELGYVINRAARTLASRRSMTIGAVVPTLATETFSRTLAAFQHHIHQSGYTLLLANSDFDPDIELREVNKLLEYGIDALMLVGHTHHPRLWERIRQHAIPCIQTFSIDPQYPSIGYDSIEAASRVAGHLITLGHRRFGMIAGTPPTNDRVSDRLRGTRETLAGAGLSLPDFNLIECAFTMNDARKAMFTLLDGPEPPTAVICGNDMLAFGALRAASERYLRVPNDISITGFNDYEYAEHLERPLTTMRVELDQIGLRAAEYLLATLNGEAAEPQAVMTPELIVRGSTGSAPRASQ; from the coding sequence ATGAATGATAAGACCCTGCCTCAGGGAAGAGCTTCACTGGAGGACGTCGCCAAACTTTCCGGCGTCTCGACCGCCACCGTTTCTCGCGTGCTCAACGGCAGCGCCACCGTGCGTCAATCGCGCCGCGAGGCGGTAGAGCGCGCCTGTGAAGAGCTTGGGTATGTCATTAATCGCGCGGCGCGAACGCTGGCGTCACGGCGTAGCATGACCATCGGGGCCGTGGTGCCGACTCTGGCAACCGAAACCTTCTCCCGCACCTTGGCGGCGTTTCAACATCATATTCATCAGTCAGGTTATACGCTGCTGCTGGCCAACTCGGATTTCGACCCCGATATTGAGCTGCGCGAAGTGAATAAATTGCTGGAGTACGGTATCGATGCGCTGATGCTGGTGGGGCACACCCATCATCCGCGCCTGTGGGAGCGGATTCGACAACATGCGATCCCCTGCATTCAGACCTTTTCGATTGACCCGCAATATCCAAGTATTGGTTATGACAGTATTGAGGCAGCAAGCCGGGTTGCCGGGCATTTGATCACGCTGGGGCACAGGCGGTTTGGTATGATAGCGGGCACACCGCCGACCAATGACCGGGTGTCCGATCGCCTGCGAGGAACTCGGGAAACGCTGGCTGGGGCGGGGCTTTCACTGCCGGATTTTAATCTGATTGAATGCGCGTTCACCATGAACGACGCCCGTAAGGCGATGTTCACCTTGCTCGATGGTCCCGAGCCACCCACGGCGGTTATCTGCGGTAACGATATGTTGGCTTTTGGCGCACTGCGGGCGGCCAGCGAGCGTTATTTGCGGGTTCCCAACGATATTTCGATCACCGGATTCAATGATTACGAGTATGCCGAGCATCTTGAACGCCCGCTGACTACCATGCGCGTTGAGTTGGATCAGATTGGCCTGCGCGCGGCCGAGTATCTGCTGGCAACGTTGAACGGCGAGGCGGCCGAGCCGCAGGCGGTAATGACTCCCGAGCTTATCGTGCGTGGCAGCACCGGCTCTGCGCCGCGAGCGTCGCAGTAA
- a CDS encoding MFS transporter — MRRYPRIRWMMIVFCFLAIAINYIDRVNLAIAAPHIKKDLGLDDASMGLILGAFFWTYALMQIPAGRMIDKLGARAGLAIAVGWWSLFTVLTAFGKGFSSIFISRLLLGVGEAGGNPGCAKVVYNWFAKKQRGTASGIFDAGPRAGTALALPLVAWIISTWDWETSFVVTGGIGLVWVALWLVFYREPEQMKGLDEEQKNNLIADRGERHIAGTEKIKLRTLFGYRNVWGMMIGFFCMNFATYFFVTWFPTYLTMSQGFSLKELGTLGAIPALMGIPGSLLGGLTSDWLFNKGFSLTAARKTCLVGGMVLSSVIAFAAFTSNITVILTLFSLTYAGLAFTAANIWTLPADVAPNSGYVATLGGIQNFAGNLAGIVTASFTGLMLGLSHGSFVIPLCVAGGICLLGALNFLFVIGKIEPLDTPKSKPNARIKHQPQASISSQ; from the coding sequence ATGCGTAGATACCCTCGAATCCGCTGGATGATGATTGTATTTTGCTTCCTCGCGATCGCTATAAATTATATCGACCGCGTTAATCTGGCCATTGCCGCTCCGCATATTAAAAAAGATCTCGGGCTGGACGATGCCAGCATGGGCTTGATCCTCGGCGCTTTTTTCTGGACCTACGCGCTGATGCAAATCCCGGCCGGGCGTATGATCGACAAACTAGGCGCGCGCGCCGGTTTGGCCATCGCCGTGGGCTGGTGGTCACTGTTTACCGTCCTGACCGCCTTTGGTAAAGGTTTTAGCTCGATCTTTATCTCGCGTCTGCTGCTGGGCGTCGGCGAAGCTGGCGGCAATCCAGGCTGCGCCAAAGTGGTTTACAATTGGTTTGCCAAAAAGCAGCGCGGCACCGCATCAGGTATTTTTGACGCGGGTCCACGAGCCGGCACCGCGCTGGCTCTGCCGTTGGTCGCCTGGATTATCAGCACCTGGGACTGGGAAACCTCATTCGTGGTCACCGGAGGCATCGGACTGGTGTGGGTGGCTCTGTGGCTGGTGTTCTACCGCGAACCCGAGCAGATGAAAGGTCTCGACGAGGAGCAAAAAAACAACCTGATCGCCGATCGCGGCGAGCGCCACATTGCAGGCACCGAGAAAATCAAACTGCGCACGCTGTTCGGTTATCGCAACGTTTGGGGCATGATGATTGGCTTCTTCTGCATGAATTTTGCGACCTACTTTTTTGTGACCTGGTTCCCGACCTACCTCACTATGTCACAAGGCTTTTCGCTGAAGGAGTTGGGCACGTTGGGCGCAATTCCTGCGCTGATGGGTATTCCCGGAAGCCTGCTCGGTGGGCTGACCTCTGACTGGCTGTTCAACAAAGGTTTCAGCCTGACCGCCGCGCGTAAAACCTGTTTGGTCGGCGGTATGGTGCTGTCGTCAGTGATTGCCTTTGCGGCCTTCACCAGCAATATCACGGTGATCCTCACCCTTTTCTCTCTGACCTATGCCGGATTGGCGTTCACCGCTGCCAATATCTGGACTCTGCCCGCTGACGTTGCGCCAAATTCTGGCTATGTCGCCACGCTGGGCGGCATCCAGAACTTTGCCGGTAATCTGGCCGGTATTGTTACCGCGTCGTTCACCGGTTTGATGTTGGGACTGAGCCACGGCTCGTTTGTGATACCACTGTGCGTCGCGGGCGGCATCTGCCTGCTGGGAGCACTCAACTTCCTGTTTGTGATCGGCAAAATCGAGCCGCTGGATACGCCAAAAAGCAAACCGAATGCCAGAATCAAACATCAGCCACAAGCATCAATTTCTAGCCAATGA
- a CDS encoding alpha-hydroxy acid oxidase, which yields MTTSANESSLQSGVSSSVSPAGNVSAPAVAASKLPREFRDLLALEDFERHARRRLPNMIYQYVAGGVETGRGIAGNFEAYQQYAFVPRMFRDVSGRSQSVELFGHTYSHPFGVAPLGGASFVAYRADISLAKAARAMNTPMILSASSLVRLEDVHEANPNAWFQAYLAGDQPRIDRLVDRVAQAGYQTLVVTGDTPMLGNREHNTRSGFSMPIKVTPKVCFESAMNPRWLLGTVAQTFLRHGAPHFENTDAERGPPMMSSKVRNTNARDKLNWKHVEAIRKQWKGNLVVKGLMSPDDAFIARDLGVDAVILSNHGGRQLDYTVPPLHTLPEIAAKKGNMKVIIDSGIRRGTDVMKALALGADFTFLGRPFLYGAVIGGQAGVEHAMHILRDEIDRDLALVGVRSPQELNSALLRRAPFYDVNL from the coding sequence ATGACAACATCTGCCAACGAATCCTCTTTACAGTCCGGGGTAAGCAGCAGCGTAAGCCCGGCAGGCAACGTTAGTGCTCCGGCCGTGGCGGCATCAAAACTCCCTCGCGAGTTTCGCGATTTACTGGCGCTGGAAGACTTTGAGCGCCACGCCCGTCGTCGTCTGCCTAACATGATTTATCAATATGTTGCCGGCGGCGTTGAAACCGGACGCGGCATAGCAGGCAATTTTGAAGCCTATCAACAGTATGCTTTTGTACCGCGCATGTTCCGTGACGTTTCCGGGCGCAGTCAGAGCGTGGAACTGTTCGGCCACACCTACAGCCATCCGTTTGGCGTAGCGCCGCTGGGAGGCGCATCTTTTGTCGCCTACCGTGCCGATATCTCGCTGGCTAAAGCCGCCCGCGCCATGAATACGCCGATGATCCTCTCCGCGTCTTCGCTGGTCAGGCTCGAAGACGTTCACGAGGCGAATCCCAATGCCTGGTTCCAGGCCTATCTGGCAGGCGATCAGCCGCGCATTGACCGGCTGGTCGATCGGGTAGCCCAGGCCGGTTATCAAACGTTGGTGGTCACCGGCGATACGCCGATGCTCGGCAATCGTGAGCACAATACCCGCAGCGGATTCAGCATGCCTATCAAGGTCACGCCTAAAGTCTGTTTCGAAAGCGCGATGAACCCGCGCTGGCTGCTGGGCACCGTGGCGCAGACTTTCCTTCGCCACGGTGCGCCGCACTTTGAAAATACCGACGCCGAGCGCGGCCCGCCGATGATGTCGAGCAAGGTGCGCAATACCAACGCGCGCGATAAGTTGAACTGGAAACACGTCGAAGCAATCCGCAAACAGTGGAAAGGTAATCTGGTGGTGAAAGGATTAATGTCGCCGGACGACGCTTTTATCGCGCGAGATTTGGGGGTAGATGCGGTTATCCTGTCCAATCACGGAGGCCGTCAGCTGGATTATACCGTGCCACCGCTGCACACCCTGCCTGAGATTGCGGCGAAAAAAGGCAATATGAAGGTAATTATCGACAGCGGTATTCGACGCGGAACTGACGTGATGAAAGCCCTTGCGCTGGGTGCCGATTTTACCTTCCTCGGCCGCCCTTTCCTCTATGGCGCGGTGATCGGCGGTCAGGCCGGAGTGGAACACGCGATGCATATCCTGCGTGACGAAATTGACCGCGATTTAGCGCTGGTTGGCGTGCGCAGTCCGCAAGAGTTGAACTCGGCGCTGCTGCGTCGGGCGCCGTTTTATGACGTCAATTTGTAA
- the otnK gene encoding 3-oxo-tetronate kinase — translation MLIGVIADDFTGASDIAVTLSKGLPGEGGLRTTQYLGIPQQPADTTVEAGVVALKSRSILAKQAVEQSLAACEWLLAQGCQQIVFKYCSTFDSTVEGNIGPVTDALAERLNAQRVVMCPAFPAMGRTLYQGHLFVHDKPLNESGMEHHPLTPMKDADLRRVLQQQTRNAVGHIAWHKVNEGSEPLRQAITRQGGSERILLLVDALNENDLRTLGQACEGLPLITGGSGIALALAHNFIVRGEAKGHHAGVAAVAGPEAILVGSCSGATRGQIDEHQKLHPVLMIDVRDVLTGVTDANRLVAFIEQNQGRAPLVYSSGTPESVKQIQQEYGREKVAAALDNLFGDTAKKLVANGTRRIVVGGGETSGAVVSALNLGALIIGEEIDTGVPAMVSQGQDPIALALKSGNFGAKDFFARALNTLRGD, via the coding sequence ATGTTAATTGGCGTGATTGCAGACGATTTTACCGGGGCCAGTGATATTGCCGTAACCCTTTCAAAGGGCCTCCCGGGCGAGGGCGGATTACGCACCACGCAATATCTCGGCATTCCACAGCAGCCCGCCGACACTACTGTCGAGGCGGGGGTTGTGGCACTTAAAAGCCGATCAATTCTGGCGAAACAGGCCGTGGAACAGTCGCTGGCTGCCTGTGAATGGTTGTTGGCTCAGGGGTGCCAGCAGATCGTCTTTAAATATTGCTCGACATTCGACTCCACTGTCGAGGGCAATATTGGCCCGGTCACCGATGCGCTGGCCGAGAGGCTCAATGCGCAGCGCGTCGTGATGTGCCCGGCTTTTCCTGCCATGGGGCGCACGTTGTATCAGGGGCATTTATTTGTCCACGATAAGCCACTGAATGAGTCGGGCATGGAGCATCATCCTTTAACGCCGATGAAAGATGCCGATCTGCGTCGCGTTTTGCAACAGCAGACGCGCAATGCCGTGGGGCATATTGCGTGGCACAAGGTTAACGAGGGCAGTGAACCTTTGCGTCAGGCGATTACCCGGCAGGGAGGCAGTGAGCGCATTCTGTTACTGGTCGACGCGCTGAACGAAAACGATTTACGCACCTTGGGGCAGGCCTGCGAAGGGTTACCGCTGATTACTGGCGGGTCAGGCATTGCGCTGGCCCTGGCGCACAATTTTATCGTCCGTGGCGAAGCCAAAGGGCATCACGCAGGAGTCGCTGCGGTTGCCGGTCCTGAAGCAATACTGGTCGGAAGCTGCTCGGGGGCGACGCGTGGTCAGATAGACGAGCATCAAAAATTGCATCCGGTGCTGATGATTGATGTTAGAGATGTACTGACCGGCGTTACCGATGCCAACCGGCTGGTGGCATTTATTGAGCAGAATCAGGGGCGCGCTCCGCTGGTGTATTCTTCGGGCACGCCAGAATCCGTTAAGCAAATCCAGCAAGAGTACGGGCGTGAAAAGGTGGCGGCTGCGCTGGATAATCTGTTTGGTGACACGGCTAAAAAACTGGTGGCCAACGGCACGCGGCGGATTGTGGTCGGCGGTGGCGAAACCTCGGGTGCGGTGGTAAGTGCCTTGAATCTCGGTGCATTAATCATTGGCGAAGAAATTGATACCGGCGTTCCTGCAATGGTATCTCAAGGGCAGGACCCGATTGCTCTGGCGCTGAAATCCGGTAATTTTGGCGCAAAAGATTTCTTTGCCCGCGCGCTTAACACACTGCGAGGCGACTAA